From the genome of Pirellulaceae bacterium:
GTGCAATCGAATCTGATTGCCAGCGTCACGGCCAATCGTGTTCGCTCTACCGGAAAGCGCAAATTGTTGCCCGTGATCAGGACCGCGGATTACAAAGAAAGACGCCATTACACGGTTGCTGAATCAAAAATGTCGTTTTGCGGGGAGGTTCGCGGGGAGCTGCCTTCGCTGGCGCGCTGGACTCGCACTCTACGGTAACAATGGAAATCAGGACAATTGCACGAAATACTCTGCCGTAGCTTGAGTAACCTACATCAGAACAGCTCCGCAATGGGCATTCCCTGGTCAACGATGTTGCGCGGGCGACCACGATGATCCAGGTATTGAGTCTCCAGGGGAACGCCAAAGTAACGATAGATTGTTGAAGCCAGATCGCCGGGCGTTACCGGGCGATGTTTGATGCTACCGCCGTCAGCCTCCGTGGCTCCAATCACCTGACCATGCCGCAAGCCACCGCCGGCCATCATCATCGACATAACTTGTGGCCAATGATCGCGCCCGTCTGTGCTCTGTTGCGTTCCGATCTGCGGCGTCCGCCCGAACTCGCCCATCGCAATGATCAATACGTCTTCCAGTCGCCCACGACGCTCCAAATCGTTGACCAATGTCGTAAACAAGTGGTCAAACAACGGCAGCAGTGGCTTCAGACCTTTTGATATGCCGCCATAGGGCGGAATGTTGTCGCCGTGAGTATCCCACGTTCCACTGGCGGTATGGTAACTGAGGTCCAATGTTACAAAAGACACACCGGCTTCCACCAAACGCCGAGCCAGCAGAGCTTGTTGGCACCACAAATGCTGGCCATACTGCTGGCGCACGTCGGCTGGTTCGAGCGACAGGTCAAAGGCCTGTCGAGCCCGCTGGCCCACCAACATGTCGATTGCTTGTTGGTGATAGGCATCCATCGCTTGCATCGTCCCGATATTGTCCAATTCACGGCGAAGCGAATCTAAGTCACCCAACAATTGTCGTCGATCGGACATACGTTGAAAATCCAGTCCACCGACGGGCTGAAATAGCTCTCCTCCACTGACACGCCCCGAATCTTTTCCAACCTGATCATAAATCGGTAATCGAGCCGCCTGATTACCTTGGAACGGTCCGTACTGCTGCCCGAGCGCGCCCGCAAATGCGATATGCGAATTCGAGCGATAAAACCCCACATAAGGCGGCATACCAGGCTGGTTCGCACCATGGTGTTTGGCCACGATCGAGGCGATGGCCGGATAGGTGGATGCCTCGGCGTTGACCCGTGGTTCAGCATCCAAATTTGCCGTTTGAAAGACCATGTTCGGCTCATGGTTGCTGAATCGCGCATCCACCGAACGAATCAGCGTCAGCCGATCCATCATCGCGGCTTGCAACGGCAGGTGCTCGCAAATCTGTACACCTGGCAACTTCGTTGAAATGACGCCAAACGGCCCTCGATTCTCCACCGGTCGCAGTGGCTTGGGGTCCCAAGTATCAATATGGCTGGGGCCACCGGTCATCCACAGCAAAATCAGGCTCTTGTTGGAAGCCCTGCTAGCTGACGCCGCCGAGGCGCGCTGCGCCAGCAAGTGAGGTAGCGAAAGACCTGCGACGCCTGCCAAGCTGGCTTTGAGCAT
Proteins encoded in this window:
- a CDS encoding DUF1501 domain-containing protein, yielding MQPQHVPHHHAFSSWTPLMPEGLVCRSRRNMLKASLAGVAGLSLPHLLAQRASAASASRASNKSLILLWMTGGPSHIDTWDPKPLRPVENRGPFGVISTKLPGVQICEHLPLQAAMMDRLTLIRSVDARFSNHEPNMVFQTANLDAEPRVNAEASTYPAIASIVAKHHGANQPGMPPYVGFYRSNSHIAFAGALGQQYGPFQGNQAARLPIYDQVGKDSGRVSGGELFQPVGGLDFQRMSDRRQLLGDLDSLRRELDNIGTMQAMDAYHQQAIDMLVGQRARQAFDLSLEPADVRQQYGQHLWCQQALLARRLVEAGVSFVTLDLSYHTASGTWDTHGDNIPPYGGISKGLKPLLPLFDHLFTTLVNDLERRGRLEDVLIIAMGEFGRTPQIGTQQSTDGRDHWPQVMSMMMAGGGLRHGQVIGATEADGGSIKHRPVTPGDLASTIYRYFGVPLETQYLDHRGRPRNIVDQGMPIAELF